One window of Watersipora subatra chromosome 3, tzWatSuba1.1, whole genome shotgun sequence genomic DNA carries:
- the LOC137389594 gene encoding virulence metalloprotease-like, whose amino-acid sequence MKTLVTVFLVAVALSASFGGSQGTYISSKSVPGLLTPSAAAGLEDSRNGFMKVLAKKNVTKWTQTIEGIPVYGSVLTTHNDELGHIQQVQGFVSQTATLVDTNPIVDERTAFDSVKKEWNHSLSESLLKFDMKQAVLQILTSDDGWDKLIWKIDYKVDWKNHVQKEKESGPIPASIIALVNAHTGDIERTWNNIQFHKIPAIIGNENIGRDFVTIDVKKESSSSDYCIHRDDERRIEVFDIWNRRQVSSATTSKFVCDKADEAGWDLLSWTGAYSPRNEAFLHATQFVDLWRDLMDNVVEPHETSSSYLRFYVHYDHQYENAFFDGDSFKFGDGKSVFYPLTSLDIVCHEVGHAITSWHGGAMEYHKQSGGMNEAYSDILGETCDIHYKNRHDGLLATDIMRPGNYLGKAMRSMCDPPSIGNAAGHLNDYNDKMGVHSSSGIYNKAWCTLKNSENWDYKMVFEIFTDANLFYWNPTSTMHCGACGVESAAADRGYNVEDVTAAFRVVGVSCGKCRSN is encoded by the exons ATGAAAACACTTGTCACTGTTTTTCTGGTAGCTGTAGCGCTGTCAGCATCCTTTG GAGGCAGTCAAGGAACCTATATTTCGTCAAAGAGTGTACCAGGACTGCTAACACCAAGTGCTGCCGCTGGTCTAGAAGACAGTAGAAATGGATTCATGAAAGTCTTAGCAAAGAAGAACGTAACAAAATGGACTCAAACGATTGAAGGGATTCCGGTATACGGCTCTGTTCTTACGACGCATAATGACGAACTTG GACATATTCAGCAAGTGCAGGGATTTGTCTCTCAGACAGCAACTCTTGTGGACACGAATCCGATAGTAGACGAACGTACAGCATTTGATTCTGTAAAGAAAGAGTGGAATCACAGTCTAAGCGAGTCCTTGCTGAAATTTGATATGAAGCAAGCTGTGCTACAAATATTAACATCT GATGATGGCTGGGACAAGTTAATCTGGAAAATTGATTATAAGGTTGACTGGAAAAATCATGTGCAGAAGGAGAAAGAATCTGGACCAATTCCTGCAAGCATTATAg CTTTGGTGAATGCTCATACCGGTGACATCGAGAGAACTTGGAACAACATCCAGTTTCACAAGATCCCAGCTATCATTGGTAATGAGAATATTGGTAGAGATTTTGTCACCATCGATGTTAAAAAGGAGTCCAGCAGTTCTGATTACTGCATACATCGAGATGATGAGAGACGTATTGAG GTATTTGACATCTGGAACAGACGACAAGTTTCATCAGCCACAACGTCTAAGTTTGTCTGTGATAAAGCTGATGAAGCAGGGTGGGATCTACTGAGCTGGACAGGAGCTTATAGTCCGAGAAATGAAGCTTTCCTGCACGCAACACAATTTGTTGACTTGTGGAGAGATTTGATGGACAATGTAGTTGAACCACACG AAACAAGCAGCTCTTATCTCAGGTTCTATGTACACTATGACCATCAGTATGAGAATGCCTTCTTTGATGGTGACTCCTTCAAGTTCGGAGATGG taaaagcGTCTTCTATCCATTAACCAGTCTGGACATAGTCTGCCACGAGGTTGGACATGCTATTACTTCTTGGCATGGAGGTGCCATGGAGTATCACAAACAATCAGGAGGCATGAATGAGGCCTACTCTGACATTCTTG GTGAGACGTGTGATATCCATTATAAGAACAGACATGATGGACTCCTGGCTACTGACATCATGAGACCTGGAAACTATCTAGGCAAGGCTATGAGAAGCATGTGTGACCCTCCTTCTATCG GAAATGCTGCTGGTCACCTGAATGACTACAATGATAAGATGGGTGTCCACTCTAGTTCAGGGATCTACAACAAGGCCTGGTGCACTCTTAAAAACTCAGAAAACTGGGACTACAAAATGGTATTTGAG ATCTTCACTGATGCCAACCTGTTTTACTGGAACCCTACAAGTACAATGCATTGTGGGGCATGTGGAGTAGAGTCAGCTGCTGCTGACAGAGGCTACAATGTAGAAGATGTCACTGCTGCCTTCCGAGTTGTAGGTGTATCATGTGGCAAATGCAGGAGTAATTAA